In Nicotiana tabacum cultivar K326 chromosome 11, ASM71507v2, whole genome shotgun sequence, a single window of DNA contains:
- the LOC107791405 gene encoding cell differentiation protein rcd1-like produces the protein MDNLPKPPPLVDQLRRSALLVAQKPPDLPTASPEQLIALLRDSNLREAVLSRLNIVIKQKREMCSDLALLLWNSFNTVYILLQEVLAVYPKLSTSTLTMKESTRVCDALTLLQCMASHPETRKGLVKANIPFYLYPFLRASANEKPLEFVRLSSLGLIGSLAKFDDPYGPEILNFFLETQLFPLCLRCMDQGDELSRKVATLIVMKILMQEEGLDYCCAFTERFLAVVQALS, from the exons ATGGATAATTTGCCAAAGCCGCCGCCATTGGTGGACCAACTCCGCCGTAGCGCGTTGTTAGTCGCACAGAAGCCTCCTGACTTGCCAACGGCCTCGCCGGAGCAGTTGATAGCGTTGCTTCGCGACAGTAATCTTCGTGAAGCGGTTCTTAGTCGACTCAACATTGTGATCAAACAG aaaCGAGAAATGTGCAGCGATCTGGCTTTGCTGCTGTGGAACTCCTTTAATACCGTGTACATACTTTTACAG GAAGTATTAGCAGTGTACCCGAAGTTGTCAACCTCAACATTAACCATGAAGGAATCAACTCGAGTTTGTGATGCTCTTACTTTACTTCAG TGTATGGCCTCTCACCCAGAAACAAGGAAGGGGCTCGTCAAAG CCAACATACCATTTTATCTTTACCCATTTCTCAGAGCTTCAGCAAATGAGAAGCCTCTGGAATTTGTGAGGCTTAGCAGCTTGGGTCTTATTGGTTCCCTAGCAAAG TTTGATGATCCATATGGACCAGAAATTCTTAATTTCTTCCTGGAAACACAACTATTTCCATTGTGCCTGCGCTGCATGGATCAGGGAGATGAACTGTCACGGAAG GTTGCAACGCTCATAGTTATGAAAATCTTGATGCAAGAGGAAGGGCTGGACTATTGTTGTGCTTTTACTGAACGTTTTCTGGCAGTGGTACAAGCCTTGAGTTGA